In Pseudoclavibacter sp. Marseille-Q3772, the sequence CGGCGAGATACCGGCGCCGGTGGCCACTCCCCCGGCGGTTGCCGAGGATGAGGTGACGTACGGGTAGGTGCCATGGTCGATGTCGAGCATCGTTGCCTGCCCCGCTTCAAACACGACGATCTGGCCGTTGTTCAGGGCGTTGTGCACCTCGAGCGAAGTGTCGCCGACCATCGGGCGCAGCCGTTCGGCGTAACCGAGCAGGTTGTCGGCGATTTCGTCGATGCTGAAGGAGCGGCGGTTGTAGGTCTTCACCAGCAGCTCGTTCTTTTGCACCAGCGCGCCTTCGATTTTTTGGCGCAGGATGCGTTCGTCGAAGATGTCTTGGATGCGGATACCGACGCGGTTGATCTTGTCGGCGTAGGTCGGGCCGATTCCGCGGCCGGTGGTACCGATGCGGCGCTTGCCGAGGAAGCGCTCGGTGACCTGGTCGAGTGCCCGGTTGTACTCGGGGATGACGTGCGCATTGCCGGATACCCGCAGTTTCGAGACGTCGATGCCGCGCGATTCGAGGTGTTCGAGTTCTTCGAAGAGCACGCCGAGGTCGACCACAACGCCGTTGCCGATCACGGGGGTTACGCCGGCGCTGAGGATGCCGGATGGCAGCAGGTGCAGCGCGTATTTTTCGTCGCCGACGACGACGGTGTGGCCGGCGTTGTTCCCGCCGTTGAACTTGACCACGTAGTCAATGCGGCCGCCGAGCAGGTCGGTCGCTTTGCCTTTTCCTTCGTCGCCCCACTGCGAACCAATAATCGCTACGCCTGGCATGTCTCACCCTGTTTCGTTGTGCGCTGCGGTGGGTGCAGCGCCTTGCGGTTGCCGGCATCGCCTGAGTTCGGCCGTGCCGGACACACGAACAGCCCGAACGCATTCGGGCACGTACCTATGCTACCGGCCGGAGTGCATCCAGCCCTGATTCGGCACGGAAAACGCGCTTATCCCCGCGGATGCGGGGATAAGCGTCGGTTGTTGTGAGGTCGCGCGTTTTTATTAGTCCTGACCGGCCGCATCCAACGCGACCGGATCGGCATCACGTAAGAACGCTGTGAGCCGCTCAACCTCCGCAGTTTCACCGATGGCATCGGCAGCGCGACGCAGCTGCCACACGCTGCGAAGGACGCCGCGATTCGGCTCATGCTCCCAAGGAACGGGACCCTGCCCGCGCCAACCCGCTTTGCGCAATGCATCCAAGCCACGGTGATAGCCGACGCGAGCGTACGCATACGCCGTGACGTGCCGGCCCGCGGCGAACGCGGCGTCGGCAGCGCTCGCCCACACCGCAGACGACTCGGGGTACTCGGCGGCGAGCTGCTCGAGTGCGGCCAGCTCGTTCGGCGTCTGCTCGAGCGCTGAGGTGACTTCGGGTTCGGCTGCGAGACGGGTTTCTGGGATTCCCAATAGGTTGCGTGCATCCATGCCCTTGATCGTAAAACCCCGGGATGTGTGCCAGCGGAGCCGCCGTAACTCCGCCCGCGCTGCGCACTCCCCCGCATCCGCGCTTCGCGCTCCCCCGCGAACGCCACAACTCCCTCGCACCCGGCCACGCCCACACCTCCACAATCCAGTCCCCCGCACCCACCGCCGGAACCGCACACACCCCGCGCACGCTCTCCCACCACCCGCGCGGGCGCTGCGGCGATCAGAACTGTCACCAAAACGGGGCATTTCGGCCCAATTCGGCCCGGTTTTCCGGGTTTTTGGTGACAGTTCTGATCAGTTTTCTCTGTTACTGAAAACATGCGCAAACTCGCCCGAGGGCGTAGCATGACAGCAACGAGTACACGTGCTCCGGGGTCGGTGAAATTCCGAGCCGGCGGTTACAGTCCGCGACCCGCGACCGCGCATTCGCAAGAACGCGCAACAGCGGTTGATTCGGTGAAACTCCGAAACCGACGGTTACAGTCCGGATGGGAGGCAGCACGCGGTAACCGTAGCCAGCCGCATCCGGGCAACCGGCCGCGTACAGCAGCCTCACACGCGCCCCTCGCGCCGAGCACGCACCCGCTGGCAGGCACAACGCAACCATGCCCACCGCCGCCGCCTCCCGCATCCCCACCCTCGGGGCCACAACAGCAGGAGGCCCCCATGACCGCGACCGCACGGCGCATCGCCGCACCACTCGCGCTCGCCGCCGCACTGCTCATCGGCTGGGAGCTCTACGTGCGGCTCGGCGGCATCAGCGAAACCTTCCTGCCCGCTCCCTCCACCCTCGCGCAACGCCTCTGGCTCGAATGCACGCGCGGCCCGATGCTACGCCACACCGGCGTCACCCTCACCGAAGCGCTCTACGGCACCGGCATCGCCGTCATCATCGCGCTGCCCCTGGGCTACCTCGTCGGGCGCGTGCGCTGGATCCGCCACACGCTCACTCCCTACATCGCCGCATCCCAAGCCATCCCCGCCGTCGCGCTCGCCCCGCTGCTGGCCTTGTGGATCGGCTACGGCCTCACCCCCATCGCGATCCTGTGCGCGATCGTCGCGTTCTTCCCAATGCTCGTGACCACCGTGCTCGGCATCCGCGCCATCCCCACCGACGTGCTCGAAGCCGCCCGGCTCGACGGCGCCAACTGGGCGCAAACCCTGCGCTGGGTCGAGGGCCCGCTCATGCTGCCGAGCGTGCTGGCGGGTGTGCGCGCCGGAATCGCACTCTCGGTCACCGGCGCGGTCGTCGGCGAGTTCACCATGGGCGGCAAGGGCCTGGGTATGCTCCTCACCCTGTTTCGGGATGCAAATGACACGGCCGGTCTGTTCGCCACGCTCATCATGCTGGTCGCCCTCGCCCTGGGTCTGTTCACCGCCATCTACCTGCTCGAACACCTCGCCAGCCGACGCGGACGCGGCACACCCCGCCGCCGCGCATCCGTGCCGCTGCTCAACCCCTGAACCGCTTGAATCGCGCGCCCCAAAACCGCTGCACCGCCCAAAGGACACCATGACCCGCCCCGCCCGAGCCCACCGCATCCTGCGCCGTATCGCCGCCGCAACAATCGCCGCCATCACCGCCGTCGCCCTTGCCGGCTGCCAGCTCGGCGAGTCCGACGACGACATCACCATCGGACTCA encodes:
- a CDS encoding ABC transporter permease, with translation MTATARRIAAPLALAAALLIGWELYVRLGGISETFLPAPSTLAQRLWLECTRGPMLRHTGVTLTEALYGTGIAVIIALPLGYLVGRVRWIRHTLTPYIAASQAIPAVALAPLLALWIGYGLTPIAILCAIVAFFPMLVTTVLGIRAIPTDVLEAARLDGANWAQTLRWVEGPLMLPSVLAGVRAGIALSVTGAVVGEFTMGGKGLGMLLTLFRDANDTAGLFATLIMLVALALGLFTAIYLLEHLASRRGRGTPRRRASVPLLNP
- a CDS encoding DUF3151 domain-containing protein; amino-acid sequence: MDARNLLGIPETRLAAEPEVTSALEQTPNELAALEQLAAEYPESSAVWASAADAAFAAGRHVTAYAYARVGYHRGLDALRKAGWRGQGPVPWEHEPNRGVLRSVWQLRRAADAIGETAEVERLTAFLRDADPVALDAAGQD
- a CDS encoding adenylosuccinate synthase is translated as MPGVAIIGSQWGDEGKGKATDLLGGRIDYVVKFNGGNNAGHTVVVGDEKYALHLLPSGILSAGVTPVIGNGVVVDLGVLFEELEHLESRGIDVSKLRVSGNAHVIPEYNRALDQVTERFLGKRRIGTTGRGIGPTYADKINRVGIRIQDIFDERILRQKIEGALVQKNELLVKTYNRRSFSIDEIADNLLGYAERLRPMVGDTSLEVHNALNNGQIVVFEAGQATMLDIDHGTYPYVTSSSATAGGVATGAGISPRQIDRIVGIQKAYITRVGSGPFPTELDNEVGERLRQAGGEFGVTTGRPRRTGWFDSVIARYSSRINGFTDIVMTKLDVLSKFETIPVCVAYDVDGQRFDEMPVSQSDFHHATPIYEEFPGWQEDIAGIRDFDKLPANAQRYVRAIEELSGARISAIGTGPDRDDIIELHNLLGD